The following DNA comes from Magnolia sinica isolate HGM2019 chromosome 18, MsV1, whole genome shotgun sequence.
GACGCCCACGTCCCAGATAATTGCAACTTGGATGAGATCCATGCATGGTTGGATAATGGAATCCTTCACATCACAATGCCCAAGACGATTACCCGAGTCGATACCCGGGATCAAACTAAAACTGCCAAGGAAACCCCAACACGCGAGGAGTATGTAAAAGAACAAGGTGACACTCGCCAAAAACTGCCTTCGAGTGCCATTGGCGAAACGAAAATGAGCGGGAAGAGCAACGACGCTCGCCCGAAAGACAATTTGGCTGCCACCGCAGATAAAAAGATAGGCGGAGAGGCCAAGGAGTCTGAAGATGTGGACCATCTTAGGCAAAAGATGCCACCTAATGAGAAAGCTGCTTTGACTGGTATTGCTGAAAAGCAAATGAGTGAGAAGAAGCCTGGCATTGCTGAAAGGCAAATGAGTGAGAAGAAGCCTGGAATTGCTGAAAAGGAAATGAGTGAGAAGAGTAACGTTGATCGCATGAAAGACAGTTTGGGAGCCCTTATCGGCAAACAAGTTGACGGAAAGGCTCAGGAATCCAAAGATGTGGGCCATGTTATGCGAAAGAAGCCATATAAGGAGAGCACTCCAAGCGACGGGCCTGCAAAGCTCGAAAAGGCCATGGATGGGATGAAGAAGAAGCAAGAGGAGAATGAGCCTGTTGATTCTGGGAAAATGGTGGATGGGTCGATGGAAAATGCGGACAGTTTCAAGGATGGGGTGGGTGGTTTGGTCTTGGGGGCAGGGTTGGATAAGCCTAAGCagttggtggtgaatgttgtggTGGCCACAATGGTAGTGGTGGCACTTGGGATTTATGTAACAAGTAAGTTTAGATCCCAAGATAAAGCATGAAATCATTATTGTATTTCCTCATTGAATGTATTTGTTAAGGCCTGATGTGAAATCGACCATTCTTCCATCTAAGATATTAATTCCATTTGTTTAATAAGTGAAATGTTATCTTATGCACTTTATATTGACCTAGGGTCCATTTGGATTGGAGAGCAACCCGAGACACCAGGGCATTCGTCGAAATATTTGTGATTTTGGAAGTTTTAGAAAAGAATAACATGTCCACAATTATATTTATGCAGAGGTGAGGTTCTAAAGTGCAACAATTGTAATCCCCATTTTGAAGGATCCCCAAATCAAATGGACCCttaaacaattacataaaaatCACTGAGGAAATGTAAAAAGCATTTTTTTAACGCTACAAGAAAATAGTTTTTTACCGGCGACCAAAAATGTGGGTAAAGGCCCTAAAAACCGCCGCTAAATCCTTTACCGGCGTCCAGACACACGCCGACAAAGGGAGGCATCGCTAAATCATTTACCGGTGGCCGCATCCTTGTACCGGCGCTTTTGATGGCCGCCGCTACAAAGGAGACCTTTACCGGCAACCATCATGCTTTACTGGCGTTGTTGTTGGTCATAGGTAAAGCTTGGAAAAGCACCGATAAAGCCTGAAAAAGTACTGCCGATAAAAGTCTACCTAAGCACCGTAAAGAGATTATCGAAACACCAAGAAAGATCATCAGAAATGCTGGAAAAGGCCTGCCGAAGTGTTGTTTAGACATATCAAAGTGCCGGTATAAGCCCATGAAAGCGCCGCTATAGATCGATCAAAGCACCGGTAAAACACTCCCGACAAGCCAAGCACATTTCAAATGACATGAAACATGAGTATATGCCATGGAAAACACTTGGAAAACCTTCAATTATGCGCCAGTAAAAATTGTTGATCGCTTATAAAGGTGCTGACGGTtagtttttttaatataaaaaaaaaaaattttaaaaaaaaaaaaaaaaaatcttaatccaTTTGATTGTTTATATTTAATCAGaacctatattttttaaaatatttggaAACTAAAGAATGTTGCACAACACTATTAAAAATGAATCTAAATAAAATTGTAATACTTTACaatgataaatatataatatttacaataataagtTGAAAATGTTttgaatacatataaaaaatcCCTCCATCCAGCCATTATCTCTGCCTGCAACATGCAagacaaaataacaaaaagaaattaattttAATTCAACCATTTTCTGTGATTTGGATAGCATATCTTATGATTTGTTTCATGTTACACTGTAAACTGGCTTGCATGATTaggacagtttaatttaaatcaattgtaTTGCATGCATTTAATTTCGACGTAATTTCCAGATGCCTACTGTTCATTCCTCACACTCCGATCAGATGGTATCAATCATCCAATCAGAATGATTTTGGTTAATGGTGGGACATGTAGAGCATTGGACTGAATGGATGGTTAAGTTGAAGATTCAGCTTTCCAACAAATTTGCACCCTTATACGATGCAAACTAGTTGGCACCAAATCAAGATCTGAACTGGACAATGTTTCATGCAGATTCTTAGCTATAGATGAGAGATTAACAACTCCAAGGTAATAAAGTACAACTGCAACAACCGCAGTGGTCATTGTTGCTAACAAGCCGAGTCTAGTTTTTGCAACCTCTGGTTTGCACTTTTCTCCAGCAATTGTTCCAATGGACCCCTCTGTATTAAACGTAATTGACGAGAATGGTAGAATTGAAGCCAACACATCCAGTGCCAAAGAAAGTCCACGTGCTTCAATCTAACAAGTAGCAAGAGGTTGTAGATATTTAAGTCATTAATTTGTAAGACGCCGCTCAACAGGTCAAACAATGGGATATCTCCAATTAATATAAACAACAAAAGCATAAAGACAACTAAAAAATCACAAGCAAAGAAAACCGATGGTGTCATCAGCCAACATATCTTCTATTGAACTGTTTAACCAACAATGTGGTTGGACTTCATATATATGCAACTTCctcttgtattttcacttcatttcaAGCAATCCATACCTCACTAGTCTCTTATGGACCATTACATGATAGTGATGAAGCAATCTCAAAAATGTTTCACGGGTTTTTTTATGCTTTAAGGAACTCAACACTCAAAATTAAATGGAAAACGAAAACAGAAATTAAAAAGAGTTAGTAAATGTCAAGAGTATAAACTAACACATTCAATGAAAATCGGCAAACCCACCTGATTCTGGTACGAGTAGAAATCGTTGGAGCCTAAGACTGTGATACCAAGACCTGCACGAATAATACATGTAAGACTAAAGAAGCTTGAATCCAACAAATGCTTTGCCTTTAAATCACAAAGATAGCAACAATATTGTTTGAAGaaaaatgctccaatgctctcaaatcactataagttatagtgatcCTAGTCACAtcagttcacttggacagtccaatgggtcgatctgaactgtccattgagtccagaacacatttcataGGTATCATAAAATAATATTACTGATCGGATGATCTAATCAAGCTTTGATTTGACCTTACTTTTCATATCCAACCACTTTCAAAGCCATAAatgggatggttacaattgcctaacaaaagtgattcattAGAATCATAAGTAATCCATTCTAAAAAGCAGCTGATTTTTTTTAGTcaagaaaaacaaataaaaatagcTAGTTGTAATGACCCCCTTATCACTTTGCAGCGAAGCAAATCGAGAAAAACAAAAGATCAATACCCACCGCATGTAGATCatttcactacaccaaaatccctctTTAGGAATGGTTTTCAACTGGGGTTAAATAAATTTTCACTTTTGGAACAGTTCTAAACCGTTCCTGAAATAGGGtgtcacaaaaaaaaaagggggggatggttgaaaaccatcgcaaattttcaatttccagCCCAATTTCTAATTTTTGGGAAtagtatttttttcttatttcggaATAGTTTTAAACAAAAAAACCGTGCAACTATGAGTGAATTACAACACCAACGTCCAGTCACCCACAAGATCTTCCCTCGTACATAAATAGAGGCCCTTGGCCAAGGAAATTACATAGCCCTTAGTCCTTACAAAAATCAACTTTATAGAGGAAGATCTATTATTGATGGCACGATCCTTTTGGTCTCTCACCCAATCGGTTGAACTAAGCATTacccagcttgatccaaaaaggATGAGGAAACTCTCTCAAGAGGAGCTAGAGGTTTGAGTAGTTTGGTTGCTAAGAGGGGCTAGAAAAATGAACTGCAAAGAGATAGTTCTACTATTTGGAATTTAGTATGTATAGATTTAAAATGAATTCATAAGAAACCTGTCATTTTGCTATTTTTCCTACAGTGCATGGGAATGCAATATATACGAGGACTCCGTCAAAGGATTGATTAAATGTTCTCTCTAGAAACATGAATTGTGAAATGGCTTTTACCAACATGAGAGATGAATACATCTTTTCCATCATCTTGTGGTTGGGCAGAAACAATATTTTAGCCAACAAATTGTAAGTTAACATCCACTTCTAATTTCCGGTATCATCGAGGTTCTCCCTGAATTTTTCAGAAAAATCAAATTCAACAGTAAACTAAAATTCCAAAACGTAGCTCCTACCACCATCCTGATCCTATTAACTTTCTGTTTCTATAACGTCCAACGTATAACAGTCATCATAAAACACATGGCCATTATATGAAGTGGTCTCAACTGTCATTTCT
Coding sequences within:
- the LOC131233681 gene encoding inactive protein RESTRICTED TEV MOVEMENT 2-like — encoded protein: METRRRPAAARTYEDFEPTSELVHEEGRDTLLISLPEFKKENIKVQVDAMGNLKISGERPLDRNKWSRFRKDAHVPDNCNLDEIHAWLDNGILHITMPKTITRVDTRDQTKTAKETPTREEYVKEQGDTRQKLPSSAIGETKMSGKSNDARPKDNLAATADKKIGGEAKESEDVDHLRQKMPPNEKAALTGIAEKQMSEKKPGIAERQMSEKKPGIAEKEMSEKSNVDRMKDSLGALIGKQVDGKAQESKDVGHVMRKKPYKESTPSDGPAKLEKAMDGMKKKQEENEPVDSGKMVDGSMENADSFKDGVGGLVLGAGLDKPKQLVVNVVVATMVVVALGIYVTSKFRSQDKA